A window of Veillonellaceae bacterium contains these coding sequences:
- the mutL gene encoding DNA mismatch repair endonuclease MutL translates to MNRLSTIHILDENTANKIAAGEVVERPASVVKELVENSIDASSSKIEVEISDGGTKFIRVTDDGIGMSRADAELAILRHATSKIRLVDDLTQISTLGFRGEALPSIASVSKFTLTTRLHTDSLATFVEVEGGKLVELRDAGSNVGTTITVSNLFFNTPARQKFLKTNATESNYISNILMKLALSHPEISIKFINNNKLVFSTPGTNNLADAISGIYGHKIASELLPILLLEDSIEITGYISKPSILKSSRSWQTFLVNSRVIQSRFIAKAVDSAYHSLLPKVGYPLVVVNIVVPNDYIDINVHPQKSEVKFSNDQIIYRLVYKAVSNALKEATRDHKNLAVSLDIPIKPAKVNVSTSIPKSYPKPQETVSLWREDMMPLRMVQETIHQQNPVLLFQNSDGSPSDNSTSEEQAYFQPLGQLDDCFIVARGQDGLYIIDQHAAHERILYDKMCNSVGRIPVQQLLTPIFMESDAGELNIIEANAEVFHSLGFTLDQVGPNIMRLLEVPADIPTSEAENILREILVKLTDMHNPAPSELRHACLQTAACRAAIKAGDTLNMRQIKALLEDLFKTELPYNCPHGRPAIIKFSHRDLAKMFKRI, encoded by the coding sequence ATGAACAGACTATCGACTATACACATTTTAGACGAGAATACAGCAAATAAAATAGCAGCGGGTGAAGTAGTAGAACGGCCCGCGTCAGTTGTCAAAGAACTAGTTGAAAATTCAATTGACGCATCTAGCTCGAAAATCGAAGTTGAAATTTCCGATGGCGGGACTAAATTTATAAGAGTTACTGATGATGGAATTGGTATGAGTCGAGCTGATGCTGAATTAGCTATTCTTAGGCATGCAACAAGTAAAATACGACTAGTCGATGACTTAACACAAATTAGTACGCTAGGATTTCGCGGCGAGGCTCTGCCAAGCATTGCTTCCGTTTCGAAGTTTACTTTAACAACAAGACTTCATACCGATTCTCTTGCTACATTTGTTGAAGTAGAAGGCGGAAAGTTAGTAGAATTACGTGACGCTGGAAGTAATGTGGGAACAACCATTACTGTTTCGAACCTGTTTTTTAATACGCCAGCCCGGCAAAAGTTTCTTAAGACTAATGCTACTGAAAGTAACTATATAAGTAATATCTTAATGAAACTTGCCCTTTCGCATCCTGAAATATCGATAAAGTTTATAAATAATAACAAGTTAGTATTTTCAACGCCGGGTACCAATAATTTAGCTGATGCGATTTCAGGTATTTACGGGCATAAAATTGCTAGTGAACTTTTACCAATCTTACTTTTGGAGGATAGCATTGAAATAACCGGTTATATATCGAAACCCTCGATACTGAAAAGTAGTCGAAGTTGGCAGACCTTTCTAGTAAATTCAAGGGTAATTCAAAGCCGGTTTATTGCTAAAGCAGTCGATAGTGCTTACCACTCACTTTTGCCAAAGGTTGGATACCCTTTAGTCGTAGTTAATATAGTAGTCCCTAATGACTATATTGATATAAATGTGCATCCCCAAAAAAGTGAAGTCAAATTTAGTAACGATCAAATAATTTATCGATTAGTTTATAAAGCTGTATCAAATGCTCTAAAAGAAGCAACACGAGATCATAAAAATCTAGCAGTTTCGTTAGATATTCCCATTAAACCGGCAAAAGTGAATGTATCAACGAGCATTCCCAAGAGTTACCCTAAGCCGCAGGAAACAGTATCTTTATGGCGAGAAGACATGATGCCGCTTAGAATGGTACAAGAAACCATTCACCAACAAAATCCAGTACTATTATTTCAAAATAGTGATGGATCCCCTTCTGATAATAGTACTTCTGAAGAGCAGGCATATTTTCAGCCATTAGGTCAATTAGATGACTGTTTTATAGTAGCCAGGGGCCAAGATGGTTTGTATATTATTGACCAGCATGCAGCTCATGAACGTATTTTATATGATAAAATGTGCAATTCAGTTGGTCGTATTCCGGTCCAGCAGCTTTTAACACCAATATTTATGGAATCTGATGCTGGCGAGCTTAATATTATTGAGGCTAATGCCGAGGTATTCCATAGCTTAGGTTTTACTCTAGACCAAGTCGGGCCGAACATAATGCGGCTTTTAGAAGTGCCTGCCGATATACCTACCTCGGAGGCGGAAAACATATTAAGGGAAATATTAGTTAAGTTGACAGACATGCATAATCCGGCTCCTAGTGAATTACGTCATGCATGCTTGCAGACTGCCGCCTGCAGAGCTGCCATTAAGGCTGGCGATACTTTGAATATGCGACAAATCAAAGCTTTATTAGAAGATTTATTTAAAACCGAGTTACCTTACAATTGTCCCCATGGGCGACCCGCAATAATAAAATTCAGCCATAGAGATTTAGCAAAGATGTTTAAACGTATATAA